Proteins encoded within one genomic window of Paenarthrobacter sp. JL.01a:
- a CDS encoding 3-oxoacyl-ACP reductase, protein MTDKYTQLVSQGLGRNVAKKLGLPQPVELRRYKPGAPLVTGPVLVSGDSAGSDDVATTLLGWGLDVRRNALPKEKLGAIILVLDAVQHPEDLSKTVLAAAASLRDLAPNARVITMSRTPQSAPTPASAAARQGIDGFLRSLAKELRSGATANGILLDDDLATTSPSALGALRFFLSGRSAYVDGQFLTVSSASGALPTDSDKPLAGKVAVVTGAARGIGAAIARTLHRDGATVVVVDIPAAGEHLAAVANEVRGTALQLDISRADAGHRIIEHAVERHGRLDIVVHNAGITRDRLLANMDEGRWQSVIAVNIAAQLRINEALLASEHFRAFPRIVSVASTSGIAGNRGQTNYGASKGGVIGMVRSTAALLEPYGGTINAVAPGFIETEMTAKMPFAIREAARRLNSLKQGGQPQDVAEAIAFLASDAAGGISGEALRVCGQQLVGA, encoded by the coding sequence ATGACAGACAAGTACACACAGCTCGTCAGCCAGGGCCTGGGCAGGAATGTTGCGAAGAAGCTGGGCTTGCCTCAGCCCGTGGAGCTGCGCCGGTACAAGCCGGGCGCACCGCTGGTGACCGGGCCGGTCCTGGTCAGCGGTGACAGCGCAGGAAGCGACGACGTCGCCACCACCCTCCTCGGCTGGGGACTGGATGTTCGAAGGAATGCCCTCCCCAAGGAAAAGCTGGGCGCCATCATCCTGGTGCTGGACGCCGTGCAGCATCCGGAGGACCTTTCCAAGACAGTGCTGGCGGCGGCAGCTTCCCTCCGTGACCTCGCACCGAATGCCCGGGTGATCACCATGTCCCGGACGCCGCAGTCAGCACCCACGCCTGCCTCCGCGGCGGCCCGCCAAGGCATCGATGGATTCCTGCGTTCCTTGGCCAAGGAGTTGCGGTCGGGAGCCACAGCCAACGGGATCCTCCTCGACGACGACCTCGCCACCACCAGCCCGTCGGCACTTGGCGCCTTGCGTTTCTTCCTTTCAGGCCGCTCGGCCTACGTGGACGGACAGTTCCTGACCGTCTCCTCGGCCTCGGGAGCACTGCCTACGGACTCCGACAAACCTTTGGCAGGCAAGGTCGCGGTTGTCACCGGAGCCGCCCGGGGGATCGGGGCGGCCATTGCGCGCACCCTCCACCGGGACGGTGCAACAGTGGTCGTGGTCGATATCCCGGCCGCCGGGGAGCACTTGGCAGCAGTGGCCAACGAAGTCAGGGGCACGGCGCTGCAGCTGGACATCAGCCGGGCCGACGCCGGGCACCGGATCATCGAACACGCCGTGGAACGCCACGGCCGCCTGGACATCGTGGTGCACAACGCAGGCATCACCCGGGACAGGCTCCTTGCCAACATGGACGAGGGCAGATGGCAGTCCGTTATTGCGGTCAACATCGCCGCCCAACTGCGGATCAACGAGGCACTCCTGGCATCCGAGCACTTCAGGGCGTTTCCGCGGATCGTGTCGGTGGCTTCCACCAGTGGCATTGCCGGCAACAGGGGCCAAACCAATTACGGAGCATCAAAGGGTGGCGTGATCGGTATGGTCAGGTCCACTGCAGCCTTGCTGGAACCGTATGGCGGAACCATCAACGCGGTCGCCCCGGGCTTCATTGAAACAGAGATGACAGCAAAGATGCCGTTTGCCATCAGGGAGGCTGCCCGGAGGCTGAATTCCTTGAAGCAAGGCGGCCAGCCGCAGGATGTGGCCGAAGCCATCGCCTTCCTCGCCAGTGATGCCGCAGGTGGCATCTCCGGAGAAGCGCTCCGGGTGTGTGGGCAACAGCTGGTGGGAGCATGA
- a CDS encoding MaoC/PaaZ C-terminal domain-containing protein gives MNTPQPVVLGELPSLSRLYVNAATMAARRRVLGATTDGTRLPAVSHEVHGVRADVENLTAYQHLVGETASDTLPAGYVHALAFPVAMSVMNRDDFPLPLLGMIHLRNHVEQHAGIHFSESLDIRAWAENMTGHRAGTQLEVVAEVRSHGGGDLLWRGVSTYLAKGVFLPGIDKPGAPSGSTPGDFSAPDPTALWQLGLETGRSYATVSGDFNPIHLSVLSAKALGMRESIAHGMYLASRALADVGAVKSEAFTWDVAFEAPVFLPAKVALDIATVQSGPGAWERSDYVAWNPRSGRRHFFGAVSALP, from the coding sequence ATGAACACTCCGCAACCCGTAGTTCTCGGGGAGCTTCCCTCGCTGTCCCGGCTCTACGTCAACGCAGCAACGATGGCGGCGCGCCGCCGTGTCCTTGGCGCCACCACTGACGGCACCCGGCTGCCCGCGGTCAGCCACGAAGTACATGGCGTCAGGGCCGACGTCGAAAACCTCACCGCCTACCAGCACCTGGTAGGGGAGACGGCCAGCGACACCCTGCCTGCGGGCTACGTCCATGCACTGGCTTTCCCTGTGGCCATGAGCGTGATGAACCGGGACGACTTTCCCTTGCCACTCCTGGGCATGATCCACCTCAGGAACCACGTGGAGCAGCATGCCGGTATCCACTTCAGCGAATCGCTGGACATCAGGGCGTGGGCGGAGAACATGACAGGTCATCGTGCGGGGACGCAACTGGAAGTGGTGGCCGAGGTCCGTTCACATGGCGGCGGGGACCTGCTTTGGCGCGGGGTGTCGACCTACCTGGCAAAAGGCGTGTTCCTCCCGGGCATCGACAAGCCGGGCGCACCTTCAGGATCCACACCGGGTGATTTTTCGGCGCCGGATCCGACCGCCCTGTGGCAGCTCGGCCTGGAGACCGGGCGCTCCTATGCCACGGTCTCAGGTGATTTCAACCCCATCCACCTGAGCGTGCTCTCGGCCAAGGCCCTGGGAATGCGGGAGTCCATTGCCCATGGAATGTACTTGGCATCCCGCGCCCTGGCCGACGTTGGAGCCGTCAAGTCGGAAGCATTCACCTGGGATGTGGCTTTCGAAGCACCCGTCTTCCTGCCGGCGAAAGTGGCTTTGGACATTGCCACCGTCCAGTCCGGCCCGGGTGCATGGGAACGCTCCGACTACGTGGCCTGGAATCCTCGCAGCGGAAGGCGCCATTTCTTCGGGGCGGTATCGGCATTGCCGTAA
- a CDS encoding DUF5703 family protein: MREQFPGSSVERQRDYARQYEYLVLTVGPADSLPDARQRLAEHSEYGKWELERSVLYMGGGRRFWLRRKVYSVQRTV, translated from the coding sequence ATGAGAGAACAATTTCCCGGCAGCTCCGTGGAGCGCCAAAGAGACTACGCCCGCCAGTACGAATACCTCGTATTGACAGTGGGACCCGCCGATTCGCTCCCCGACGCCAGGCAACGGCTGGCCGAACACTCCGAGTACGGCAAGTGGGAACTGGAACGAAGCGTGCTCTACATGGGCGGCGGACGACGTTTCTGGTTGCGCCGCAAGGTGTACTCCGTGCAGCGCACTGTCTAG
- a CDS encoding acetyl-CoA C-acetyltransferase, with amino-acid sequence MAEEDATTGRSPERTTTPQQTRRAFVVGGNRIPFARTGGAYVKSSNQDMLTAALEGLIARFGLQDERIGEVAAGAVLKHSRDFNLTREAVLGSALSPETPAYDLQQACATGLETVIGLSNKIKLGQIESAIAGGVDSASDAPIAVSEGLREILLDLNRAKTPMQKLKIIGRIRPKDLAPDAPNTGEPRTGLSMGEHQALTTAQWNISREAQDELAFNSHRNLAAAYERGFFDDLITPYRGLSRDSNLRPDTTLEKLANLKPVFGKNLGSEATMTAGNSTPLTDGASTVLLATEEWADHHKLPKLATVLDGEAAAVDFVHGKDGLLMAPVFAVPRLLARHGLTFEDIDFFEIHEAFAGTVLSTLAAWEDEEFGRNRLGLDGALGKVDRAKLNVNGSSLAAGHPFAATGGRIVASLAKMLHEKGTVDGRPARGLISVCAAGGQGVVALLEAA; translated from the coding sequence ATGGCTGAAGAAGACGCGACCACCGGCCGAAGCCCGGAACGCACCACCACACCCCAGCAGACGCGACGCGCCTTCGTCGTGGGCGGCAACCGCATTCCTTTCGCCCGTACTGGCGGCGCCTATGTGAAGTCCTCCAACCAGGACATGCTCACGGCAGCATTGGAAGGGTTGATTGCCAGGTTCGGGCTGCAGGACGAACGCATCGGCGAAGTGGCTGCCGGGGCCGTCCTCAAGCACTCAAGGGATTTCAACCTCACCCGCGAGGCAGTCCTGGGTTCTGCCCTGTCACCGGAGACCCCCGCCTACGACCTCCAGCAAGCGTGTGCCACAGGCTTGGAGACAGTGATCGGCCTGTCGAACAAGATCAAGTTGGGCCAAATCGAGTCCGCCATTGCCGGAGGCGTGGATTCGGCATCAGATGCACCTATTGCCGTCAGCGAGGGTCTCAGGGAAATCCTGCTCGACCTCAACCGCGCCAAGACTCCAATGCAGAAGTTGAAGATCATCGGCCGCATCCGGCCCAAGGACCTGGCCCCGGATGCCCCCAACACCGGCGAGCCCCGGACGGGGCTGTCGATGGGTGAACACCAGGCCCTTACGACCGCGCAGTGGAACATCAGCCGCGAGGCCCAGGACGAGCTTGCCTTCAACAGTCACCGCAACCTTGCCGCCGCCTATGAGCGCGGGTTCTTTGATGACCTCATCACCCCGTACCGAGGCCTTAGCCGGGACTCGAACCTTCGCCCCGACACAACCCTGGAAAAGCTTGCAAACCTGAAGCCTGTCTTCGGCAAAAACCTCGGCTCCGAGGCGACCATGACCGCGGGAAACTCCACACCCCTGACCGACGGCGCATCGACAGTTCTGCTGGCAACGGAAGAGTGGGCGGACCACCACAAGCTGCCAAAGCTTGCCACGGTCCTGGACGGAGAAGCGGCTGCGGTTGACTTTGTCCACGGCAAGGACGGACTGCTGATGGCCCCCGTCTTCGCTGTTCCCCGCCTGCTGGCACGCCACGGCCTGACCTTTGAGGACATTGACTTCTTTGAAATCCACGAGGCCTTCGCCGGGACTGTCCTGAGCACGCTGGCAGCCTGGGAAGACGAAGAATTCGGCCGCAACCGCCTCGGGCTTGATGGCGCGCTGGGCAAGGTCGACCGGGCAAAGCTCAACGTCAATGGTTCATCACTGGCCGCAGGCCATCCGTTTGCGGCGACCGGCGGGCGGATTGTGGCTTCCCTTGCGAAGATGCTCCATGAAAAGGGAACTGTTGACGGGCGCCCGGCACGCGGCCTTATCTCAGTCTGCGCCGCAGGCGGCCAGGGTGTAGTCGCGCTTCTGGAAGCAGCATAG
- a CDS encoding M20/M25/M40 family metallo-hydrolase yields the protein MSAIRPEDEVVRICQELIRIDSSNFGDDTGPGERAAAEYTAGLITEVGLEAEIFESAPGRANVVTRLAGEDPSADALVVHGHLDVVPALKDQWSVDPFSGELKDGLVWGRGAVDMKDMDAMILSVMRDFARTGRKPKRDIIFAFFADEEAGGTYGARYAVEHRRELFDGATEAISEVGGFSATIGGQRTYLLQTAEKGLSWLRLVAHGRAGHGSQINTDNAVTRLAAAVTRIGEYKWPVELTPTTRQFLDGVTELTGVEFDADNPDILLKELGTVARFVGATLQNTSNPTLLRSGYKHNVIPESAEAFVDCRTLPGQQELVFETIKQLAGDGIDISYVNKDVSLEVPFAGNLVDSMIDALHSEDPGAKVLPYTLSGGTDNKSLSKIGITGYGFAPLMLPDELDFTGMFHGVDERVPAESLQFGARVLNTLLTNY from the coding sequence ATGTCTGCCATCCGCCCAGAAGACGAAGTTGTCAGGATCTGCCAGGAGCTCATCAGGATAGATTCCTCAAACTTTGGAGACGACACCGGGCCCGGCGAACGTGCAGCCGCAGAGTACACAGCCGGCCTGATCACCGAAGTCGGCCTTGAGGCAGAGATCTTCGAGTCCGCCCCCGGCCGGGCCAACGTCGTGACCCGGCTGGCAGGGGAAGATCCCAGCGCTGACGCATTGGTGGTGCATGGACACCTGGATGTCGTACCGGCACTGAAGGACCAGTGGAGCGTTGACCCCTTCAGCGGCGAACTGAAGGACGGACTCGTGTGGGGCCGTGGAGCCGTCGACATGAAGGACATGGACGCGATGATCCTCTCCGTCATGCGCGACTTCGCCAGGACCGGACGCAAACCCAAGCGCGACATCATCTTTGCGTTCTTCGCCGACGAAGAGGCCGGCGGCACGTACGGCGCCCGGTATGCCGTGGAACACCGCCGCGAACTCTTCGACGGCGCCACCGAAGCGATCTCCGAAGTCGGCGGCTTCTCCGCCACCATCGGCGGCCAACGGACCTACCTGCTCCAGACGGCAGAAAAGGGCCTGTCCTGGTTGCGGTTGGTGGCGCACGGCCGGGCGGGACATGGCTCCCAGATCAACACCGACAACGCAGTTACCCGGCTGGCCGCAGCAGTTACCCGCATCGGCGAATACAAGTGGCCCGTGGAGCTGACCCCCACTACCCGGCAGTTCCTGGACGGCGTTACTGAACTGACCGGCGTCGAATTCGATGCCGACAATCCCGACATCCTCCTCAAGGAGCTCGGAACCGTGGCCCGCTTCGTCGGCGCCACCTTGCAGAACACCTCCAACCCCACGTTGCTGCGCTCGGGCTACAAGCACAATGTCATCCCGGAATCCGCCGAGGCGTTCGTGGACTGCCGGACCCTGCCGGGCCAGCAGGAACTGGTGTTCGAGACCATCAAGCAGTTGGCCGGTGACGGAATCGACATCAGCTACGTGAACAAGGATGTTTCCCTCGAAGTGCCCTTCGCCGGCAACCTGGTGGATTCGATGATCGATGCCCTGCACTCGGAGGACCCGGGAGCCAAGGTCCTTCCCTACACGCTCTCAGGCGGCACGGACAACAAATCCCTGAGCAAGATCGGCATAACGGGGTACGGCTTCGCGCCGCTCATGCTGCCGGACGAACTCGATTTCACCGGGATGTTCCACGGCGTCGACGAGCGGGTGCCCGCCGAATCCCTGCAGTTTGGCGCCCGCGTACTGAACACGCTGCTCACCAACTACTAA
- a CDS encoding acyl-CoA dehydrogenase family protein — protein MTPEEILPDTLLERLRGRAAGYDQNNQFFHEDLEELAAAGYLTLFVPEHDGGKGLGLEAVAALQQRLATAAPATALAVNMHLVWTGVARVMAARGDDSLDFVLKEAGRGEIFAFGISEAGNDSMLFDSGTVAEPLPDGGYRFTGRKIFTSLSRGWTRLGTFGKDADARDGQGELVFGFIHRDEPGHETLSDWDTLGMRASASNTTLLHGAVIPAERIFRKLPVGPNRDLLIFSIFACFETLLAAVYTGVAERAFTLAVDNVKRRVSAKYGGRSYAQDPDIRWKVAEAALAMDGIYPQISSVARDVDNLVDHGAQWFPKLVGIKSRATENARHVVDLAIRVTGGSSYFRGSEMERLYRDVLAGIFHPSNDESAHNTVASAWLGPLEG, from the coding sequence ATGACGCCCGAAGAAATCCTCCCCGATACCCTCCTCGAACGCCTGCGCGGCCGGGCCGCAGGATACGACCAGAACAACCAGTTCTTCCATGAGGACCTGGAGGAACTTGCAGCGGCCGGTTACCTCACCTTGTTCGTCCCGGAGCACGACGGCGGCAAGGGACTCGGTCTCGAAGCGGTGGCTGCGCTGCAGCAACGGCTCGCCACGGCTGCCCCGGCCACCGCTTTGGCGGTCAACATGCACTTGGTGTGGACCGGCGTCGCGCGTGTCATGGCGGCCCGGGGTGACGACTCGCTGGACTTCGTCCTCAAGGAAGCCGGGAGAGGCGAAATTTTCGCCTTCGGCATTTCCGAGGCCGGCAACGATTCCATGCTTTTCGATTCCGGCACAGTCGCGGAGCCGCTGCCAGATGGTGGATACCGCTTTACGGGGCGGAAGATCTTCACCAGCCTTTCGCGTGGATGGACCCGGCTTGGCACCTTCGGCAAGGACGCGGACGCCAGGGACGGCCAAGGGGAGCTGGTTTTCGGCTTCATCCACCGTGACGAGCCCGGACACGAGACCTTGAGCGACTGGGACACCCTGGGCATGCGTGCGAGTGCTTCGAACACGACGCTGCTGCATGGGGCAGTCATTCCCGCTGAGCGCATCTTCCGGAAGCTGCCTGTGGGACCCAACCGGGATCTGCTGATCTTTTCCATCTTTGCGTGTTTCGAGACGTTGCTGGCAGCCGTTTATACGGGCGTCGCGGAGAGGGCCTTCACCTTGGCCGTGGACAACGTGAAGCGTCGTGTTTCAGCGAAGTACGGAGGGCGAAGCTACGCGCAGGACCCGGACATCAGGTGGAAGGTGGCCGAGGCGGCCTTGGCGATGGACGGCATCTACCCCCAGATATCGTCAGTGGCCCGCGACGTCGACAACCTCGTGGACCATGGCGCCCAGTGGTTCCCGAAACTTGTGGGGATCAAATCCCGGGCCACGGAGAACGCCCGCCACGTAGTGGATCTGGCCATCCGGGTGACCGGGGGATCGAGCTACTTCCGCGGCTCGGAGATGGAACGCTTGTACAGGGATGTCCTGGCCGGAATTTTTCATCCGTCCAATGACGAATCCGCCCACAATACTGTTGCCAGCGCCTGGCTGGGACCCCTCGAGGGCTAG